The sequence below is a genomic window from Nakaseomyces glabratus chromosome F, complete sequence.
TAGTAGTCAttgctgctgttgcaaAATGGAAAAGCTAAGAAGACCTGCTATTCACCCACCAACGAATACATTTCAAATACATGTCTCATCAATGAGAAGTATCGTTGTACGGTTATTTACTGGGACAAgctatttcaatttttagCATTTCATGAGTTGAAAAAGAATGAGCAATTGAAATCATGCGATGAGGTGGATCACAATAATCTCTCGAAAATTGATATATGTTCTTTTAATTGTGTTTTTTTAATCCAACAAACATAAGGTCAATCATTCACTATCGTTAAAATAAAGCTAGCTGACAATTTATTTGCCCAAATGGATGACAAAatttcatcactgttgGAGTGGCTACGTCAGGATGATGAATTCTATCTAAACGAATGTGTTGAAATCAAAGACACTGTTCAATCTGGTAGGGGTGTTTATTTAGATTGTGGAGAATTAAAACTGAATACGCCAATTGTGTCAATTCCCGGTGACTACCAATTAAATAAAGTGTCTGTTTTAAGCCACATATCACATTTCAACAATGCGATCCAAGGTAGTATCGGCAACACACCTATAAAGGATGCATCTGACTATTATAACCAAactaatgatgatgatcCAAGATATAAGGCTTACAAGCTTTTGACCACTAGCTTTCTTGAGAAACTGAGCTCATTTCAATTGCTTTCAATGTATATCCTAGCAGAATGGTTCCTTCTTCCCCATTGGTCTAATGGCAAAATTACCTCGTTCTGGAAACCTTTTTTTGAATGCTGGCCTACAAATGAGGAACTCTcaacaataccaacaaTTTGGGCATTGTCAGATAACCCGTTAACTAAGGAACTGTTAAATCATCTTCCAGAAACATCCAAAACCCACGTAAATAGAATCAGCACATTAGTTTCCAAGGATTGGGAAGTGCTTCAAAACATCTTTGAGGTGTGGAGCACATTACATGCGTGTCCTACAAATGACAATATGTATGGGATGGACgaaatatttaatttctttctgaGAATATATTTCACAATTAACTCTAGATGCTTATACGCTGAAATTCCTGGAAATGGAGACGATACAG
It includes:
- the RKM2 gene encoding protein-lysine N-methyltransferase (CAGL0F05511g~Ortholog(s) have protein-lysine N-methyltransferase activity and role in peptidyl-lysine monomethylation, peptidyl-lysine trimethylation) — translated: MDDKISSLLEWLRQDDEFYLNECVEIKDTVQSGRGVYLDCGELKLNTPIVSIPGDYQLNKVSVLSHISHFNNAIQGSIGNTPIKDASDYYNQTNDDDPRYKAYKLLTTSFLEKLSSFQLLSMYILAEWFLLPHWSNGKITSFWKPFFECWPTNEELSTIPTIWALSDNPLTKELLNHLPETSKTHVNRISTLVSKDWEVLQNIFEVWSTLHACPTNDNMYGMDEIFNFFLRIYFTINSRCLYAEIPGNGDDTASNFTLVPYVDFFNHTVDPDVHCYPRVKYMKKGKCGIGKFEIYCGRYSYKDLDEQLYLNYGAHSNDFLLNEYGFLISNNHWNNLDISKELKCILAKSPETVAFLKEWDYWDDYTISVEDISYRIIIALSHLTTRDNRKVTNLINGYMSEDYFRKENYRILKNLLEQLKLNSISKITQLNKLTPYDDLTTLYVWNIANLYEDEIEIINTIITSISPGY